The following coding sequences are from one Saccopteryx bilineata isolate mSacBil1 chromosome 3, mSacBil1_pri_phased_curated, whole genome shotgun sequence window:
- the BRSK1 gene encoding serine/threonine-protein kinase BRSK1 isoform X1: protein MSSGAKEGGGGSSAYHLPHPHPHPPQHAQYVGPYRLEKTLGKGQTGLVKLGVHCITGQKVAIKIVNREKLSESVLMKVEREIAILKLIEHPHVLKLHDVYENKKYLYLVLEHVSGGELFDYLVKKGRLTPKEARKFFRQIVSALDFCHSYSICHRDLKPENLLLDEKNNIRIADFGMASLQVGDSLLETSCGSPHYACPEVIKGEKYDGRRADMWSCGVILFALLVGALPFDDDNLRQLLEKVKRGVFHMPHFIPPDCQSLLRGMIEVEPEKRLSLEQIQKHPWYLGGKHELDPCLEPAPGRRVAMRSLPSNGELDPDVLESMASLGCFRDRERLHRELRSEEENQEKMIYYLLLDRKERYPSCEDQDLPPRNDVDPPRKRVDSPMLSRHGKRRPERKSMEVLSITDAGGGGSPVPTRRALEMAQHSQRSRSVSGASTGLSSSPLSSPRSPVFSFSPEPGAGDEARGGGSPTSKTQTLPSRGPRGGGAGEQPPPPSARSTPLPGPPGSPRSSGGTPLHSPLHTPRASPTGTPGTTPPPSPGGGVGGAAWRSRLNSIRNSFLGSPRFHRRKMQVPTNEEMSSLTPESSPELAKRSWFGNFISLDKEEQIFLVLKDKPLSSIKADIVHAFLSIPSLSHSVLSQTSFRAEYKASGGPSVFQKPVRFQVDISSSEGPEPSPRRDGSGGGGIYSVTFTLISGPSRRFKRVVETIQAQLLSTHDQPSVQALADEKNGAQTRPAGTPPRSLQPPTSRPDPELTGSPRRGPPKDKKLLTTNGTPLP, encoded by the exons ATGTCGTCTGGGGCCAAGGAGGGAGGCGGGGGCTCCTCCGCCTACCACCTCccgcacccacacccacacccaccccaGCACGCCCAGTATGTGGGCCCCTATCGGCTGGAGAAGACGCTGGGAAAAGGACAGACAG GGCTGGTTAAACTTGGGGTCCACTGCATCACGGGCCAGAAGGTCGCCATCAAAATCGTGAACCGGGAGAAGCTGTCAGAATCGGTGTTGATGAAG GTGGAGCGGGAGATTGCTATCCTGAAGCTCATCGAACACCCCCACGTCCTCAAGCTCCATGATGTCTAcgagaacaagaaatattt GTACCTGGTCCTGGAGCATGTATCTGGAGGTGAGCTGTTTGACTACCTGGTAAAGAAGGGGAGACTGACCCCCAAGGAGGCCCGGAAATTCTTCCGCCAGATCGTGTCTGCACTGGATTTCTGCCACAGCTATTCCATCTG CCACAGAGACCTGAAGCCGGAGAACCTGCTTCTGGATGAGAAGAACAACATCCGCATCGCAGACTTCGGCATGGCCTCCCTGCAGGTGGGAGACAGCCTTTTGGAAACCAGCTGTGG GTCTCCTCACTACGCGTGTCCAGAAGTGATTAAG GGGGAAAAGTATGACGGCCGTCGGGCCGACATGTGGAGTTGTGGCGTCATCCTCTTCGCCCTGCTGGTG GGGGCTCTGCCCTTCGATGATGACAACCTGcggcagctgctggagaaggtgaAAAGGGGCGTCTTCCACATGCCCCACTTCATTCCTCCAGACTGCCAGAGCCTCCTGCGGGGAATGATCGAAGTGGAGCCCGAGAAAAGGCTCAGT CTGGAGCAAATTCAGAAACATCCCTGGTACCT GGGCGGGAAACATGAGCTGGACCCGTGCTTGGAGCCAGCCCCGGGCCGCCGGGTGGCCATGCGGAGCCTGCCGTCTAACGGAGAGCTGGACCCCGACGTCCTAGAGAGCATGGCTTCGCTGGGCTGCTTCAGGGACCGGGAGCGACTGCACCGTGAGCTGCGCAGCGAAGA AGAGAACCAAGAAAAGATGATCTATTATCTGCTTTTGGATCGGAAGGAGCGGTACCCCAGCTGTGAGGACCAGGACCTGCCTCCCAGGAATGATGTTG ACCCCCCTCGGAAGCGTGTGGACTCCCCCATGCTGAGCCGTCATGGGAAACGGCGGCCAGAGCGGAAGTCCATGGAAGTCCTGAGCATCACAGAtgcaggtggtggtggctccCCGGTGCCCACCCGACGGGCCCTGGAGATGGCCCAGCACAGTCAAAG ATCCCGTAGTGTCAGTGGAGCCTCCACCGGCCTGTCCTCCAGTCCTCTGAGCAGCCCAAGG AGTCCAGTCTTTTCCTTCTCACCGGAGCCCGGGGCTGGAGATGAGGCTCGAGGAGGGGGCTCCCCAACTTCCAAAACACAGACGCTGCCTTCTCGGGGTCCCAGAGGTGGGGGCGCCGGGGAGCAGCCCCCGCCACCCAGTGCCCGCTCCACGCCTCTGCCTGGCCCCCCAGGCTCTCCGCGTTCCTCTGGGGGGACACCCTTGCACTCGCCCCTGCACACTCCCCGGGCCAGCCCCACTGGGACCCCGGGAACGACACCACCCCCAAGCCCCGGCGGTGGTGTTGGGGGAGCCGCCTGGAGGAGTCGTCTCAACTCCATCCGCAACAGCTTCCTGGGTTCCCCTCGCTTTCACCGTCGCAAGATGCAGG tccCCACCAACGAGGAGATGTCCAGTTTGACGCCAGAGTCCTCTCCAGA GCTAGCAAAACGCTCCTGGTTTGGGAACTTTATCTCCTTGGACAAAGAAGAACAGATATTCCTTGTGCTAAAGGACAAACCTCTCAGTAGCATCAAAGCGGACATCGTCCATGCCTTCCTGTCG ATCCCCAGCCTGAGTCACAGTGTGCTGTCACAGACCAGCTTCAGGGCCGAGTACAAGGCCAGCGGGGGCCCCTCCGTCTTCCAGAAGCCTGTCCGCTTCCAGGTGGACATCAGCTCCTCTGAGGGACCAGAGCCCTCCCCGCGACGGGATGGCAGTGGCGGTGGTGGCATCTACTCCGTCACTTTTACTCTCATCTCCG gTCCCAGCCGTCGGTTCAAGCGCGTAGTAGAGACCATCCAGGCGCAGCTGCTGAGTACGCATGACCAGCCCTCCGtgcaggccctggcag ACGAGAAGAACGGGGCCCAGACCCGACCAGCTGGAACCCCACCACGGAGCCTGCAGCCCCCGACCAGCCGCCCCGACCCCGAATTGACCGGCTCTCCCCGCCGAGGCCCCCCCAAGGACAAGAAACTCCTGACCACCAACGGGACCCCTCTGCCCTGA
- the BRSK1 gene encoding serine/threonine-protein kinase BRSK1 isoform X2 encodes MMSTRTRNICRYLVLEHVSGGELFDYLVKKGRLTPKEARKFFRQIVSALDFCHSYSICHRDLKPENLLLDEKNNIRIADFGMASLQVGDSLLETSCGSPHYACPEVIKGEKYDGRRADMWSCGVILFALLVGALPFDDDNLRQLLEKVKRGVFHMPHFIPPDCQSLLRGMIEVEPEKRLSLEQIQKHPWYLGGKHELDPCLEPAPGRRVAMRSLPSNGELDPDVLESMASLGCFRDRERLHRELRSEEENQEKMIYYLLLDRKERYPSCEDQDLPPRNDVDPPRKRVDSPMLSRHGKRRPERKSMEVLSITDAGGGGSPVPTRRALEMAQHSQRSRSVSGASTGLSSSPLSSPRSPVFSFSPEPGAGDEARGGGSPTSKTQTLPSRGPRGGGAGEQPPPPSARSTPLPGPPGSPRSSGGTPLHSPLHTPRASPTGTPGTTPPPSPGGGVGGAAWRSRLNSIRNSFLGSPRFHRRKMQVPTNEEMSSLTPESSPELAKRSWFGNFISLDKEEQIFLVLKDKPLSSIKADIVHAFLSIPSLSHSVLSQTSFRAEYKASGGPSVFQKPVRFQVDISSSEGPEPSPRRDGSGGGGIYSVTFTLISGPSRRFKRVVETIQAQLLSTHDQPSVQALADEKNGAQTRPAGTPPRSLQPPTSRPDPELTGSPRRGPPKDKKLLTTNGTPLP; translated from the exons ATGATGTCTAcgagaacaagaaatatttgtaG GTACCTGGTCCTGGAGCATGTATCTGGAGGTGAGCTGTTTGACTACCTGGTAAAGAAGGGGAGACTGACCCCCAAGGAGGCCCGGAAATTCTTCCGCCAGATCGTGTCTGCACTGGATTTCTGCCACAGCTATTCCATCTG CCACAGAGACCTGAAGCCGGAGAACCTGCTTCTGGATGAGAAGAACAACATCCGCATCGCAGACTTCGGCATGGCCTCCCTGCAGGTGGGAGACAGCCTTTTGGAAACCAGCTGTGG GTCTCCTCACTACGCGTGTCCAGAAGTGATTAAG GGGGAAAAGTATGACGGCCGTCGGGCCGACATGTGGAGTTGTGGCGTCATCCTCTTCGCCCTGCTGGTG GGGGCTCTGCCCTTCGATGATGACAACCTGcggcagctgctggagaaggtgaAAAGGGGCGTCTTCCACATGCCCCACTTCATTCCTCCAGACTGCCAGAGCCTCCTGCGGGGAATGATCGAAGTGGAGCCCGAGAAAAGGCTCAGT CTGGAGCAAATTCAGAAACATCCCTGGTACCT GGGCGGGAAACATGAGCTGGACCCGTGCTTGGAGCCAGCCCCGGGCCGCCGGGTGGCCATGCGGAGCCTGCCGTCTAACGGAGAGCTGGACCCCGACGTCCTAGAGAGCATGGCTTCGCTGGGCTGCTTCAGGGACCGGGAGCGACTGCACCGTGAGCTGCGCAGCGAAGA AGAGAACCAAGAAAAGATGATCTATTATCTGCTTTTGGATCGGAAGGAGCGGTACCCCAGCTGTGAGGACCAGGACCTGCCTCCCAGGAATGATGTTG ACCCCCCTCGGAAGCGTGTGGACTCCCCCATGCTGAGCCGTCATGGGAAACGGCGGCCAGAGCGGAAGTCCATGGAAGTCCTGAGCATCACAGAtgcaggtggtggtggctccCCGGTGCCCACCCGACGGGCCCTGGAGATGGCCCAGCACAGTCAAAG ATCCCGTAGTGTCAGTGGAGCCTCCACCGGCCTGTCCTCCAGTCCTCTGAGCAGCCCAAGG AGTCCAGTCTTTTCCTTCTCACCGGAGCCCGGGGCTGGAGATGAGGCTCGAGGAGGGGGCTCCCCAACTTCCAAAACACAGACGCTGCCTTCTCGGGGTCCCAGAGGTGGGGGCGCCGGGGAGCAGCCCCCGCCACCCAGTGCCCGCTCCACGCCTCTGCCTGGCCCCCCAGGCTCTCCGCGTTCCTCTGGGGGGACACCCTTGCACTCGCCCCTGCACACTCCCCGGGCCAGCCCCACTGGGACCCCGGGAACGACACCACCCCCAAGCCCCGGCGGTGGTGTTGGGGGAGCCGCCTGGAGGAGTCGTCTCAACTCCATCCGCAACAGCTTCCTGGGTTCCCCTCGCTTTCACCGTCGCAAGATGCAGG tccCCACCAACGAGGAGATGTCCAGTTTGACGCCAGAGTCCTCTCCAGA GCTAGCAAAACGCTCCTGGTTTGGGAACTTTATCTCCTTGGACAAAGAAGAACAGATATTCCTTGTGCTAAAGGACAAACCTCTCAGTAGCATCAAAGCGGACATCGTCCATGCCTTCCTGTCG ATCCCCAGCCTGAGTCACAGTGTGCTGTCACAGACCAGCTTCAGGGCCGAGTACAAGGCCAGCGGGGGCCCCTCCGTCTTCCAGAAGCCTGTCCGCTTCCAGGTGGACATCAGCTCCTCTGAGGGACCAGAGCCCTCCCCGCGACGGGATGGCAGTGGCGGTGGTGGCATCTACTCCGTCACTTTTACTCTCATCTCCG gTCCCAGCCGTCGGTTCAAGCGCGTAGTAGAGACCATCCAGGCGCAGCTGCTGAGTACGCATGACCAGCCCTCCGtgcaggccctggcag ACGAGAAGAACGGGGCCCAGACCCGACCAGCTGGAACCCCACCACGGAGCCTGCAGCCCCCGACCAGCCGCCCCGACCCCGAATTGACCGGCTCTCCCCGCCGAGGCCCCCCCAAGGACAAGAAACTCCTGACCACCAACGGGACCCCTCTGCCCTGA